A region of Massilia sp. WG5 DNA encodes the following proteins:
- a CDS encoding SDR family oxidoreductase — MTKVLILGASGQIARWVVRMLGERKNVEQTLLVRDAKKLTSAEPPNARIVIGDVMDKKLLPRLMEGKDIVYANLAGEVDKQTVHILAAMKSSGVTRLIFVNSLGIYDEVPGKFGEWNRNEIGQYLPRYRTSADLIEASDSDYTILRPAWLQDEDEVDYEITGRDEPFKGTEVSRKSVAALVAALVDHPEQLVRANVGVNRPNSDVDKPAFL; from the coding sequence ATGACCAAAGTACTGATTCTGGGCGCCAGTGGTCAAATCGCTCGTTGGGTTGTACGTATGCTGGGCGAACGCAAGAACGTCGAGCAAACCTTGCTCGTACGCGATGCCAAAAAACTGACCAGTGCCGAACCTCCGAATGCCAGGATTGTCATTGGCGACGTCATGGACAAGAAACTGCTGCCCCGTCTCATGGAGGGAAAGGACATTGTTTATGCCAATCTCGCGGGCGAGGTGGACAAGCAGACGGTGCACATTCTGGCGGCGATGAAGTCCAGCGGTGTCACGCGGCTGATCTTTGTGAACTCGCTTGGCATCTATGATGAAGTGCCGGGAAAGTTCGGCGAGTGGAATCGCAATGAGATTGGCCAGTACCTGCCTCGGTATCGGACATCCGCAGACCTTATCGAAGCATCCGATTCCGACTACACCATTTTGCGCCCCGCCTGGCTCCAGGACGAGGATGAGGTGGATTATGAAATTACTGGCCGGGACGAGCCTTTTAAAGGGACCGAAGTATCACGCAAGAGCGTGGCGGCGCTGGTGGCCGCGTTGGTAGATCACCCCGAACAGCTGGTACGCGCCAACGTGGGAGTCAACAGGCCGAATTCTGACGTAGACAAACCGGCTTTCCTCTGA
- a CDS encoding alpha/beta hydrolase, with the protein MKSVKIKHTYWDIAADLHFPPNFDESKKYPAIISAHPIGSCKEQTSGKVYGEALAKEGFVVIAFDASFQGDSGGEPRFIEDPTLRVEDFRVVCDYLVTLPYVDEERIGVLGICGGGGYAINASMTERRIKVVGTVTGANYGRLMREGFSGFNPIAALEAMAKQRTAEARGAELRVDDLLPSSPDAAKEAGIKDVDVLGATDYYRTDRGRAPNGLNRSLFSHQAAAVGWDAFHLCETLLTQPLMVVVGDKVGGFGAYRDGCEIIGRAASRKKELVVVEGWSHYDLYDKPEPVRQALAKLIPFYKENL; encoded by the coding sequence ATGAAAAGCGTCAAAATCAAGCACACCTACTGGGACATCGCGGCGGACCTGCACTTCCCGCCAAATTTCGATGAAAGTAAAAAGTATCCGGCAATCATCAGCGCCCACCCCATCGGGAGCTGCAAAGAACAAACTTCGGGTAAGGTCTACGGCGAAGCCCTGGCCAAGGAAGGCTTTGTCGTTATCGCCTTTGACGCCAGTTTCCAGGGTGACAGCGGTGGCGAGCCACGATTCATCGAAGATCCAACGCTGCGTGTCGAAGATTTCCGTGTGGTCTGTGACTACCTGGTGACGCTGCCTTATGTCGATGAAGAACGGATTGGCGTACTCGGTATCTGTGGCGGCGGCGGCTATGCAATTAACGCCTCCATGACTGAACGTCGTATCAAGGTCGTCGGCACCGTCACGGGGGCGAACTACGGTCGTCTGATGCGCGAGGGCTTCAGCGGCTTTAACCCGATCGCTGCATTGGAGGCAATGGCAAAGCAGCGAACGGCAGAGGCTCGTGGTGCAGAGCTGCGTGTCGATGACCTGCTGCCGTCTTCGCCCGACGCCGCCAAGGAAGCTGGTATCAAGGATGTTGACGTCCTGGGGGCAACCGACTACTACCGCACTGACCGTGGCCGTGCGCCAAACGGCCTGAACCGTTCACTGTTCTCCCATCAAGCCGCAGCCGTCGGCTGGGATGCTTTCCATCTGTGCGAAACCTTGCTCACGCAGCCTTTGATGGTGGTTGTTGGGGACAAGGTTGGAGGATTTGGCGCCTACCGGGATGGCTGCGAAATCATCGGTCGGGCTGCCTCCAGGAAGAAAGAGCTTGTCGTCGTTGAAGGCTGGTCTCATTACGATCTGTATGACAAGCCCGAACCAGTCCGCCAGGCATTGGCCAAGCTGATTCCTTTTTATAAGGAAAACCTGTAA